A window from Patescibacteria group bacterium encodes these proteins:
- the gap gene encoding type I glyceraldehyde-3-phosphate dehydrogenase encodes MSKKIAINGFGRIGRTTLKILIEKKDVEIVAVNDLTDVKTLAHLLKYDSSYGIYNHEVDFKEKKLIIDGNKIKVISEKDPENLPWDKLDIDIVLECTGIFRDFEGANKHIKAGAKKVIISAPARSENIKTFVLGVNDDDYEPDKDKIISNASCTTNCLTPLVHVLNKAFGIDKGLMTTVHSYTSDQKLQDLPHKDLRRARAAALNIIPTSTGAAKTTTKIITELDKKIDGLAFRVPTPVVSVVDFVCLLKKETTKEEIDKAFIEASKSKKLKGILGVSNEGLVSMDYKGNPFSSIIDLPLTNVVGGNLIKIVAWYDNEWGYATRLAELCQLVSKKI; translated from the coding sequence ATGAGTAAAAAAATTGCCATCAATGGATTTGGTCGTATAGGCCGAACCACCTTAAAAATTTTAATTGAAAAAAAAGATGTAGAAATTGTAGCGGTTAATGATTTAACTGATGTGAAAACATTAGCTCATCTTTTAAAATATGATTCTTCTTACGGCATTTATAATCATGAGGTAGATTTTAAGGAGAAAAAACTAATAATTGATGGAAATAAAATAAAAGTAATTTCAGAAAAAGATCCCGAAAATTTACCCTGGGATAAACTGGATATTGACATAGTTTTAGAATGCACTGGAATTTTTCGTGATTTTGAAGGAGCTAATAAACATATAAAAGCCGGAGCTAAAAAAGTAATAATTTCAGCCCCGGCTAGGAGTGAAAATATAAAAACTTTTGTTTTAGGGGTAAATGATGATGATTATGAACCCGATAAGGACAAAATTATATCTAATGCTTCTTGTACCACTAATTGTTTAACTCCTCTAGTGCATGTTTTAAATAAAGCTTTTGGTATTGATAAGGGATTAATGACTACTGTACATAGCTATACTAGTGATCAAAAACTTCAAGATTTGCCTCATAAGGATTTAAGGAGAGCTAGGGCTGCGGCTTTAAATATTATTCCTACCTCTACTGGTGCGGCTAAAACTACTACCAAAATAATTACCGAACTTGATAAAAAAATTGACGGTCTAGCTTTTCGAGTACCGACACCAGTTGTGTCAGTAGTTGACTTTGTTTGTTTATTAAAGAAGGAAACTACTAAAGAGGAAATTGATAAAGCTTTTATAGAGGCCTCTAAAAGCAAAAAATTAAAAGGAATTTTAGGAGTTTCCAATGAAGGTTTAGTTTCTATGGATTATAAGGGCAATCCCTTTTCCTCAATTATTGATTTACCTTTAACAAATGTGGTTGGTGGTAATTTAATAAAAATAGTAGCTTGGTATGATAATGAATGGGGCTACGCTACTCGTTTAGCAGAATTATGTCAGCTAGTTAGTAAAAAAATATAA
- a CDS encoding YbaK/EbsC family protein: MSIPVKVKNYLKKTGLNYKLLEHKKVFTAYDLAQTTRNELKNIAKTLFIKADSDYYLVVLGANRRLDKTKLKKVLKAKKVKMASEKQMAKKLKIKPGAITPFGGLYDITLILDRPLSQIKKALFGAGSFTESLLIKMKDFIKKEEPVIGTIGQSAKLKVQYKKKPKKKKKRKKKKKRSKKKKKTSKKTKRKKKK; this comes from the coding sequence ATGTCAATTCCAGTTAAAGTTAAAAACTATTTAAAAAAAACCGGACTTAATTATAAACTTTTAGAACACAAAAAAGTTTTTACGGCTTATGATTTAGCCCAGACTACCCGCAATGAGCTAAAAAATATTGCTAAAACTTTATTTATAAAAGCCGATTCTGATTATTATCTGGTAGTTTTAGGAGCCAATCGTCGTCTAGATAAAACTAAATTAAAAAAAGTCTTAAAAGCCAAGAAAGTAAAAATGGCTTCGGAAAAACAGATGGCTAAGAAATTAAAAATTAAACCTGGCGCTATTACTCCATTTGGCGGTCTTTATGATATTACTCTTATTTTAGACCGTCCCTTAAGCCAAATAAAAAAGGCTCTTTTTGGGGCTGGCAGTTTTACAGAGAGTCTGCTTATTAAAATGAAAGATTTTATAAAAAAAGAGGAGCCGGTTATCGGTACTATTGGCCAGTCAGCTAAATTAAAAGTTCAATACAAAAAGAAGCCAAAGAAAAAGAAGAAAAGAAAAAAGAAGAAGAAGAGATCTAAGAAAAAAAAGAAGACTTCAAAAAAGACGAAGAGAAAGAAGAAAAAATAA
- the scpB gene encoding SMC-Scp complex subunit ScpB has product MNLKSKIESLLFVSISPLSVSKIAKLVSSDKDKVKQSLQDLKERLKEEQRGIQLMKIQNSWQLSTNPDNSSIVREYLKDEQTGELTRPALETLTIIAYRGPIAKSELDVIRGVNCSLILRNLMIKGLVESYKDKSKMDTFYKVTFEFLKFLGLSETSHLPDYEKLNKDESLEKLLNPESQKESENEEKEKKNEEE; this is encoded by the coding sequence ATGAATTTAAAATCAAAAATAGAAAGCTTACTTTTTGTCAGTATCAGTCCGCTTTCGGTTAGCAAAATTGCTAAACTAGTTTCTTCAGATAAAGATAAAGTGAAGCAGTCCTTGCAAGATCTTAAAGAGAGGCTAAAGGAGGAGCAGAGAGGTATCCAGCTTATGAAGATACAAAACAGTTGGCAGCTTTCAACTAATCCGGATAATTCTTCAATTGTTAGAGAATATTTAAAAGACGAGCAAACTGGAGAATTAACCCGGCCGGCTCTGGAAACATTAACCATAATTGCCTATCGTGGGCCTATAGCTAAATCGGAATTAGATGTTATTCGTGGAGTTAACTGCTCTTTAATTTTAAGAAATTTAATGATTAAGGGATTGGTTGAGTCTTATAAAGATAAGAGCAAGATGGATACTTTTTATAAAGTTACTTTTGAATTTTTAAAATTTTTAGGACTCTCTGAAACTAGTCATCTCCCTGATTATGAAAAACTGAATAAAGATGAAAGTTTAGAAAAATTACTCAATCCTGAAAGTCAAAAAGAGTCTGAAAATGAAGAAAAGGAGAAAAAAAATGAAGAAGAATAA
- a CDS encoding segregation/condensation protein A has protein sequence MYKIKIEKFEGPLDLLLKLIQKEKMDITQISLSKVTEQYIHYIENSEDISPEELADFLVIAAKLLLIKSKSLLPYLEREEEETGFELERQLKMYKIFLEAAENLKDIIKKKNFSYFRQSNKLFEKVFIPPENINKNILKDCFKGIIHSITPIVTYKQRTIKKTISLKDKIDDIKKIVLEKEFSNFKEILGSAKNKMEIIVCFLALLELVKRRNIILDQNNIFSDISIKKINNENA, from the coding sequence ATGTATAAAATAAAAATAGAAAAATTTGAAGGGCCTTTAGATTTATTACTGAAATTAATTCAGAAAGAAAAAATGGATATCACCCAGATTTCTCTATCTAAAGTAACTGAACAATATATCCATTATATTGAAAATTCTGAAGATATTTCTCCGGAAGAGCTGGCGGATTTTTTAGTTATTGCGGCTAAACTTTTACTAATTAAATCAAAATCACTCTTACCTTACTTAGAAAGAGAAGAGGAAGAAACGGGTTTTGAATTGGAACGTCAGCTGAAAATGTATAAAATTTTTCTTGAAGCAGCTGAAAATCTCAAGGATATTATTAAAAAGAAGAATTTCAGTTATTTCCGTCAATCCAACAAACTCTTTGAAAAAGTTTTTATTCCGCCTGAAAACATTAATAAAAATATACTTAAAGATTGTTTTAAAGGTATTATTCATAGCATTACCCCCATTGTCACTTATAAACAAAGAACAATTAAAAAAACAATTTCCTTAAAAGATAAAATTGATGATATAAAAAAAATAGTTTTAGAGAAAGAGTTTAGCAATTTTAAAGAAATTCTAGGATCAGCTAAGAATAAAATGGAAATAATAGTTTGTTTTCTGGCCTTGTTGGAACTGGTTAAAAGACGAAATATTATTTTAGATCAGAATAATATTTTTTCTGATATTTCTATAAAAAAAATTAATAATGAAAACGCATGA
- a CDS encoding C39 family peptidase has protein sequence MKKRTSTIILLLLFASLIWFGRHQILDVLDSWTAEPIPEVTPKDEVIKNENTNENLNTNQAPEPVVLPDEFNLNVPFTTQSPYAEWTEQDNESCEEAALLITHYYWQDKAFTKEIAKQELQKIVDFEMDYFGYYKDTTAEETAELAQQMWGYDKVEVISDFTMEDIKKHVYQGRPVILPTAGRMLDNPNFRSPGPLYHMLVVRGWNKDNIITNDPGTRKGENFQYTPENLYKAIHDWNDGDPVNGQKVIIVIYGENST, from the coding sequence ATGAAAAAAAGAACCTCCACTATAATACTATTACTACTTTTCGCTTCTTTAATCTGGTTTGGCCGGCATCAGATATTAGATGTTTTGGATTCCTGGACAGCTGAACCGATTCCGGAGGTAACTCCTAAAGATGAGGTTATCAAAAACGAAAATACTAATGAGAATTTAAATACTAATCAAGCCCCGGAACCAGTGGTTTTGCCCGATGAATTTAATTTGAACGTACCCTTTACTACTCAATCACCGTATGCTGAATGGACCGAGCAGGATAATGAATCTTGCGAAGAAGCGGCTCTTTTAATTACTCATTATTATTGGCAGGACAAAGCTTTTACTAAAGAAATTGCTAAGCAGGAACTGCAAAAAATAGTTGATTTTGAAATGGATTATTTTGGTTATTATAAAGATACGACAGCTGAAGAAACTGCTGAATTAGCCCAGCAAATGTGGGGTTATGACAAAGTTGAAGTTATTTCAGATTTTACTATGGAAGACATTAAAAAGCATGTTTATCAGGGCCGGCCAGTTATTTTACCAACCGCCGGACGCATGCTGGATAATCCAAATTTTCGCAGTCCGGGACCTCTATACCACATGCTGGTGGTGAGGGGCTGGAACAAAGATAATATTATCACTAATGATCCGGGTACTCGCAAAGGGGAAAATTTTCAATACACCCCGGAAAATTTATACAAGGCTATTCATGACTGGAATGACGGTGATCCAGTCAATGGCCAGAAAGTCATTATTGTCATCTATGGAGAAAATAGTACTTAA
- the tpiA gene encoding triose-phosphate isomerase, whose translation MAKNKKSKKELIIIANWKMNLFYQDTEDLIINLREILKNYRGKMEVVICPSLTYLDRAHEILIASKIKLGAQNVFWEKDGNYTGEVSPKMLKELGCQYVIIGHSERRKYLGETDEMVDRKTVNTLRNHLTPIVCVGETKDERRQQVHQMVVTDQVKKALRYLNPIFRKERIIIAYEPVWSIYPGQPCSPDEAKEMALVIEQALIDLYPKKVVGNNFNIIYGGSINEKNVLDYIDQKHFQGGLVGNASLDHKSFYKIIKKL comes from the coding sequence ATGGCTAAAAATAAAAAATCGAAAAAAGAATTAATTATCATAGCTAATTGGAAGATGAACTTATTTTATCAGGATACTGAAGATTTGATTATTAATCTAAGAGAAATTTTAAAAAATTATAGGGGTAAAATGGAAGTAGTTATTTGTCCCTCTTTGACCTATTTGGACCGGGCTCATGAAATATTAATTGCTTCAAAAATTAAGCTTGGAGCCCAAAATGTTTTTTGGGAGAAAGACGGTAATTATACTGGGGAAGTTTCGCCAAAGATGTTGAAAGAACTCGGTTGCCAGTATGTAATTATCGGTCATTCAGAGAGGAGAAAATATTTGGGAGAAACTGATGAAATGGTTGATCGTAAAACTGTTAATACTTTGCGTAATCATTTAACCCCAATAGTTTGTGTGGGTGAAACTAAAGATGAAAGAAGGCAGCAGGTTCACCAGATGGTAGTAACTGATCAGGTAAAAAAAGCCTTGCGCTATCTTAATCCTATTTTCAGGAAGGAAAGAATTATAATTGCTTATGAACCGGTCTGGTCAATATATCCGGGACAGCCTTGTTCTCCGGATGAAGCCAAAGAAATGGCTTTAGTTATAGAGCAGGCTTTGATAGATCTCTATCCGAAAAAAGTGGTTGGAAATAATTTTAATATCATTTATGGCGGCAGTATCAATGAAAAAAATGTTCTTGATTATATTGACCAAAAACATTTTCAGGGCGGATTAGTCGGCAATGCTTCGTTAGATCATAAAAGTTTTTATAAGATTATTAAAAAATTATAA
- a CDS encoding Ig-like domain-containing protein, with protein sequence MPKKKHKIIKLILWSFISLVLFFSILYFSFVLVITPSPQPKFIPSQNNLKVNKAVEFDFNIPIAREVKVDIEPETLGVVSYENKLINNHLSRTIVFTPEYNWQAETNYKITLSNLRNALPGFRSSKTYSFNFQTEKLPSIKKVSPSQKEKIELLKYFTIEFDKKPKNLAEYYFEFDPQISFTKEISQDGKIHTLKPNLLLSQGTEYNLTIKRSKIRKIFCQEEIVECLQKETVWLGSWTVQEAPYINNFYPKGDKVDLDSQIKINFSQEVDLNSFLEKVKISPELSGQWTTSDNLTFIFEPENMVKDMKYEVLILKDLKTKNGGYFEENSLHSFTTKGPVKMINSFPQAGDTGILVNSPIKTTFSGSVDHSSAQNHFLIEPAIEGDFSWDNNTMIFIPRQSLDFNKTYTISLSPGIVSHELYDSESEFNFSFSTELSTTKLEVSFHRQEHNLSCEVATLVMALNYKGVNVGEAELINLIGFDPTPKQNGIWGNPHIAFVGDIDGLQPSTGYGVYWQPIAAAGQNYRPTRWFTDGRLETITSEIKKGNPVIIWGTAGTGRRIDWKTTSGGNVVAVTGEHTMVVTGFIGSASNPTRIIVLDPLYGEKTFSQSSFLWNWGLLNRSGVVVE encoded by the coding sequence ATGCCTAAAAAAAAGCATAAAATAATTAAATTAATTTTATGGAGCTTTATTTCTCTAGTTCTTTTTTTTAGTATTTTGTATTTTTCCTTTGTCTTAGTTATTACGCCATCCCCCCAGCCGAAATTTATACCAAGCCAAAATAATTTGAAAGTAAATAAAGCGGTTGAATTTGATTTTAATATACCCATAGCCAGAGAAGTGAAAGTTGATATTGAGCCAGAAACTTTAGGGGTGGTTAGTTATGAAAATAAATTAATTAATAATCATTTATCACGGACAATAGTTTTTACTCCGGAATATAATTGGCAGGCTGAAACAAATTATAAAATTACTCTTTCTAATCTTAGAAATGCTTTGCCTGGTTTTCGTTCTTCAAAAACATACAGTTTTAATTTTCAGACCGAGAAATTGCCAAGTATTAAAAAAGTTTCTCCTTCACAAAAGGAAAAAATAGAACTGCTTAAATATTTTACCATTGAATTTGATAAAAAACCGAAAAATTTAGCTGAATATTATTTTGAGTTTGATCCTCAAATAAGTTTTACTAAGGAAATCAGCCAGGATGGAAAAATTCACACTCTTAAACCTAATCTTCTGCTTTCACAAGGCACAGAATATAATCTAACAATAAAAAGAAGTAAAATTAGAAAAATCTTTTGCCAAGAAGAAATAGTAGAATGTTTACAAAAAGAAACTGTTTGGCTGGGATCCTGGACAGTTCAGGAGGCTCCTTATATTAATAATTTTTATCCCAAGGGTGATAAGGTTGACTTAGACAGCCAGATAAAAATAAATTTTAGTCAGGAAGTTGATTTGAATTCATTCCTAGAAAAAGTGAAAATCTCTCCTGAATTATCCGGTCAGTGGACGACCAGTGATAATCTTACTTTTATTTTCGAGCCGGAAAACATGGTTAAGGATATGAAATATGAAGTGCTAATTTTAAAAGATTTAAAAACAAAAAACGGCGGATATTTTGAGGAGAATTCTCTTCATAGTTTTACTACCAAAGGACCGGTAAAAATGATAAATTCTTTTCCGCAGGCCGGAGATACTGGTATTTTAGTAAATAGTCCTATAAAAACTACTTTTAGCGGTTCAGTTGATCACTCTTCAGCTCAAAACCATTTTTTAATAGAGCCGGCTATTGAAGGTGATTTTTCCTGGGATAACAATACTATGATATTTATACCAAGGCAGAGTTTAGATTTTAATAAAACCTACACCATCTCTTTAAGTCCGGGTATTGTTTCCCATGAATTATATGATTCTGAAAGTGAGTTTAATTTTAGTTTTTCTACTGAATTATCAACAACTAAACTTGAGGTGTCTTTTCACCGTCAGGAACATAATCTATCCTGTGAAGTAGCCACTTTAGTTATGGCTTTAAATTATAAAGGGGTTAATGTAGGCGAAGCAGAATTAATTAATTTAATTGGTTTTGATCCGACTCCAAAACAAAACGGAATTTGGGGTAATCCGCACATTGCTTTTGTTGGTGATATTGATGGACTTCAGCCATCTACTGGTTATGGAGTTTATTGGCAGCCGATTGCCGCCGCCGGACAGAATTACCGCCCCACCCGCTGGTTCACCGATGGCCGCTTGGAAACTATTACTAGTGAAATAAAAAAAGGCAACCCAGTGATTATCTGGGGCACCGCTGGTACCGGCCGGAGAATAGACTGGAAAACTACTTCCGGTGGTAATGTAGTGGCAGTTACTGGCGAACATACTATGGTGGTCACCGGATTTATCGGCTCAGCTTCCAACCCCACCCGCATTATCGTACTCGATCCGCTTTACGGCGAAAAAACCTTTAGCCAGTCTTCTTTTTTATGGAACTGGGGCCTTTTAAATCGTAGCGGGGTAGTGGTTGAGTAG
- the fba gene encoding class II fructose-1,6-bisphosphate aldolase produces the protein MLVSLKKLVEQAHQHKYAVGAFNTSNLEVTQGIIQGAVEMQAPVIIQVSETAIKYAGLKSITAIVETVAKNEAVNIPVALHLDHGRSFRAVAECIEAGFSSIMIDASNLPFDENVTITKQSVEYAHKKGVWAQGELGKISGSEDYIVVDKKDAYFTDPKEAKKFAKQTKVDTLAVSVGNVHGIYKLRKGVPKLNQKRLKEIHQIIPEIPLVLHGASGLPEDAIIEGVKNGIRIINIDTELRLAFTDKLRETLENDKKEYDPRKVLKPSTEAVKKIVKKKIKIFQSEGQAKNFQK, from the coding sequence ATGCTTGTCTCTTTAAAAAAGTTAGTAGAACAGGCTCATCAGCATAAATACGCTGTGGGAGCTTTTAATACTTCAAATTTGGAAGTAACTCAAGGGATTATCCAGGGTGCTGTGGAAATGCAGGCCCCGGTTATTATCCAAGTCTCAGAAACCGCTATTAAATACGCTGGCTTAAAATCAATCACAGCCATTGTTGAAACTGTAGCCAAAAATGAAGCGGTTAATATTCCAGTAGCTCTTCATCTTGATCACGGTCGTAGTTTTCGAGCCGTAGCAGAATGTATAGAAGCCGGTTTTTCCTCAATCATGATTGATGCTTCAAATTTACCTTTTGACGAAAATGTAACTATTACCAAACAGTCAGTTGAGTACGCTCATAAAAAAGGTGTTTGGGCCCAAGGAGAATTAGGTAAGATTAGCGGTTCAGAAGACTATATAGTAGTTGATAAAAAAGACGCCTATTTTACTGATCCTAAAGAAGCAAAAAAATTTGCTAAGCAGACAAAAGTTGATACTCTAGCCGTTTCAGTAGGTAACGTTCATGGTATTTATAAATTACGTAAGGGTGTGCCTAAATTAAATCAAAAAAGATTAAAAGAAATTCACCAGATAATTCCTGAAATTCCTTTAGTTTTACATGGAGCTTCTGGTTTGCCAGAAGATGCGATTATTGAAGGGGTTAAAAACGGTATTAGAATTATTAATATTGATACCGAACTTCGTTTAGCTTTTACTGATAAATTAAGAGAAACCTTAGAAAATGATAAAAAAGAATACGATCCCAGAAAAGTTTTAAAGCCATCAACTGAGGCAGTCAAAAAAATAGTAAAAAAGAAAATCAAAATTTTTCAATCTGAAGGACAAGCTAAGAATTTTCAAAAATAA
- a CDS encoding AbrB/MazE/SpoVT family DNA-binding domain-containing protein yields MTKTNHINIGGTTKMGKRGQVVIPADIRREMKLKKGDHLLVFYRKGHLIGLVKSDQLDKMLSKMTGQLTKLKKLKKDITR; encoded by the coding sequence ATGACTAAAACAAACCATATTAATATTGGCGGCACCACCAAAATGGGAAAACGCGGACAAGTAGTTATTCCGGCTGATATCAGGCGAGAAATGAAATTAAAAAAAGGTGACCATTTACTGGTTTTTTACAGAAAAGGCCATTTAATTGGTCTGGTAAAATCGGACCAACTTGATAAGATGCTTAGCAAGATGACCGGACAACTTACCAAGTTAAAAAAGTTAAAAAAAGATATTACGAGATAA
- a CDS encoding ATP-binding cassette domain-containing protein yields the protein MPIIEVNNLTKKFKNLTAVNDVSFKVKKGEIFGFLGPNGAGKTTTINILTTLLPPSSGKARVNGYDVINEKDKVRGSIGLIFQEPSLDEQLTALENLKFHAWVYHVPKEKIDKRINKMLKMVELADRAKNKVETFSGGMKRRLEIARGLLHHPCVLFLDEPTIGLDPQTRSRIWEYILELRRAHNITMFMTTHYMDEAEYCDRIAIMDQGKIIALNTPTELKESIGGDVINIKTDNDKQAAEIIKNKFNLKAKKIDSHICIYVKEADKFVPKLLNELDLKVSSINIHKPTLNDVFLKLTGKEIRDEEASASDKMKRRLKTRGRPH from the coding sequence ATGCCTATTATAGAAGTCAATAATTTAACCAAAAAATTTAAAAATTTAACCGCGGTTAATGATGTTTCCTTTAAGGTTAAAAAAGGAGAAATTTTTGGCTTTTTAGGTCCTAACGGGGCTGGTAAAACTACTACCATTAATATACTGACCACGCTACTGCCACCAAGTTCGGGAAAGGCTAGAGTCAATGGCTATGATGTAATTAATGAAAAGGATAAAGTTAGAGGATCTATTGGCTTAATTTTTCAGGAGCCTTCCTTAGACGAGCAGTTAACAGCCTTGGAAAATCTAAAATTTCATGCTTGGGTTTATCATGTGCCCAAAGAAAAAATTGACAAGAGAATCAACAAAATGTTGAAAATGGTTGAATTAGCTGACCGGGCTAAAAATAAAGTGGAAACTTTTTCTGGTGGTATGAAAAGGCGTCTGGAAATTGCCCGCGGATTGCTTCATCACCCGTGTGTTTTGTTTTTAGATGAACCAACCATTGGCCTGGATCCACAGACTAGAAGCCGCATCTGGGAATATATACTGGAGTTAAGAAGAGCTCATAATATTACTATGTTTATGACTACTCATTATATGGATGAAGCGGAATATTGTGACCGTATTGCTATTATGGATCAGGGTAAGATAATTGCCTTGAACACCCCGACTGAGCTTAAAGAGAGTATTGGTGGTGACGTGATTAATATTAAAACCGATAATGATAAGCAAGCGGCTGAAATAATTAAAAATAAGTTTAATTTAAAGGCTAAAAAAATTGACAGTCATATTTGTATTTATGTTAAAGAAGCTGATAAATTTGTACCTAAACTTTTAAATGAATTAGATTTGAAGGTTAGTTCAATCAATATTCACAAACCAACATTAAATGACGTTTTTCTTAAATTAACCGGTAAAGAAATAAGAGATGAAGAAGCTTCAGCTTCGGATAAAATGAAAAGAAGGCTAAAAACGAGGGGCCGGCCTCATTAA
- a CDS encoding glycosyltransferase family 4 protein → MKIAIITQSYYPVKGGVAEHVHALSGELEKRGHEVVIITGNFTGFDDNFGRNVIRIGRDLTILANGAFCNVTISLQFKKLLEKIEKKEKFDVVHIHQPIDPVLPLLATKYLKAPKVGTFHTYQKKNFWLEMLKEPAEPYFKRLKALIAVSSSARQFISQYYKADYHIIPNGIDTKRFSPEVKPMEQYKNDKDFKILFLGRMDPRKGFKYLLRAFPLIYQKITNVKIIVVGGGIMKHWYKMALPSELSPRVDYHGFVPNDQVPRFYAACDLYCSPATRGESFGIVLLEAMASGKPVVASNIHGYNSIVKDGQTGFLVEKKNPLALAESIIKLAKNKEMRNNMEKFAREEALKYDWKKVTDRIERVYKEVLS, encoded by the coding sequence ATGAAAATTGCTATAATTACACAAAGCTATTATCCGGTTAAAGGAGGGGTGGCCGAACACGTTCACGCTCTTTCTGGAGAGTTAGAAAAAAGAGGGCATGAAGTAGTGATAATAACCGGTAATTTTACCGGCTTTGATGATAATTTTGGCCGTAATGTTATTCGTATCGGCCGTGACCTGACAATTTTAGCTAACGGCGCTTTCTGCAATGTTACGATTAGCCTACAGTTTAAGAAACTTTTGGAAAAAATTGAAAAAAAAGAAAAATTTGATGTTGTTCATATCCATCAGCCGATTGACCCAGTATTGCCACTTCTGGCCACTAAATATTTAAAAGCTCCAAAAGTCGGCACTTTCCATACCTATCAGAAGAAAAACTTTTGGCTGGAAATGTTAAAAGAGCCAGCCGAGCCTTATTTCAAAAGGCTAAAGGCTCTAATTGCTGTTTCCAGTTCAGCCCGGCAGTTTATTTCGCAGTATTATAAGGCTGATTATCATATTATACCTAACGGTATAGATACCAAACGTTTTTCTCCTGAAGTTAAGCCAATGGAGCAATATAAAAATGACAAAGATTTTAAAATTCTTTTTTTGGGTCGTATGGATCCAAGAAAGGGTTTTAAATATTTATTAAGAGCTTTTCCTTTAATCTATCAGAAAATTACTAATGTTAAAATAATAGTAGTTGGTGGCGGTATTATGAAGCATTGGTATAAAATGGCTCTGCCTTCTGAATTATCGCCAAGAGTGGATTATCACGGTTTTGTGCCCAATGATCAGGTACCGCGTTTTTATGCTGCCTGTGATTTGTACTGTTCACCAGCTACTAGGGGTGAAAGCTTTGGTATTGTATTATTAGAGGCCATGGCTTCGGGTAAACCGGTGGTGGCTTCAAATATCCATGGGTATAACTCTATAGTCAAGGACGGTCAGACCGGATTTCTGGTCGAAAAGAAAAACCCTCTAGCTTTAGCGGAATCTATTATTAAATTGGCAAAAAATAAAGAGATGAGAAATAATATGGAAAAGTTTGCAAGAGAAGAAGCTTTAAAGTATGACTGGAAGAAGGTGACCGATCGGATAGAGAGAGTTTATAAAGAAGTTTTAAGCTAA
- a CDS encoding small multi-drug export protein → MFSIEWASLFSSLPGEISTLLVAMIPIAELRVALPMALGPYKLPLFEAFIWSFIGNMIPVFFILWFLEPVSRFLMKKSRFFNKFFNWLFDRTRRKFTKNTERYGVVIALILFVAIPLPVTGAWTGSVAAFLFAVSYKKAILSIALGVLIASFVVGSLYFGAISLF, encoded by the coding sequence ATGTTTAGTATAGAATGGGCTAGTTTATTTAGTTCTTTACCAGGAGAAATAAGTACGTTATTAGTAGCCATGATACCCATAGCTGAGCTAAGAGTAGCTTTACCGATGGCTCTGGGCCCTTATAAATTACCTTTATTTGAAGCTTTTATTTGGTCTTTTATCGGTAACATGATTCCTGTATTTTTTATTTTATGGTTTTTAGAGCCGGTTTCGCGTTTTTTAATGAAAAAATCTCGCTTCTTTAACAAATTTTTTAACTGGCTTTTTGACAGAACCCGCCGGAAATTTACTAAAAATACCGAACGTTATGGTGTAGTCATTGCTTTAATATTATTTGTAGCTATTCCTTTACCTGTTACTGGGGCCTGGACTGGTTCAGTTGCTGCTTTTCTTTTTGCTGTTTCTTATAAAAAAGCCATTCTTTCCATTGCTTTAGGGGTTTTAATTGCCAGCTTTGTTGTTGGCTCCTTATATTTTGGCGCTATTAGTTTATTTTAA